A window of the Tunturibacter empetritectus genome harbors these coding sequences:
- a CDS encoding sensor histidine kinase has translation MSGLIVVRWVELSLAGGGLWALWCRMQARVAEGRRERREQEELRAYAGLDVRLDGRLGADAEMPELAARVSRLMAEKSVFRRTAVLVRDAAGVLAVAANAGMEEMTVESLNAWAEGVVEAERRGGIGTRRGEGGLGRRVKNNAFAVVFEGGRGQSARLGEEARGAIVVPLWTTSGRMMGALAVGADGLLSVRQRELEEVLWPLEALGVKVARAMENVALAEKLMRAERLAGLGMLAGGMAHALSNPLTAVLGFAELIAGSTGEARVKEDAEIIVREALRMRQTVETLLEFWKPVGQGDELIDLTELVRELAAACGEKLEGRGIRLVVQAEGEVPEVRGNRHRLRQLLEHLLNNAAQALAGVRGVKAEEEMVIRMSLNCSGNCSGSGSGSGSGGVSGSFPGAFSGEDSEEALGLDGRRVHLIVSDTGPGFREPRRIFDPIYTMQEAGDGAGMGLSLCYSIVQEHGGEISAFNMHPHGAGVAVELPVRMEKKSVVAEETIRRAAVGG, from the coding sequence ATGAGCGGGTTGATTGTGGTGAGGTGGGTGGAGCTTTCGCTGGCGGGCGGGGGGCTGTGGGCACTGTGGTGTCGCATGCAGGCTCGGGTGGCGGAGGGCAGGCGGGAGCGGCGGGAGCAGGAGGAGCTGCGCGCTTATGCAGGGCTGGATGTTCGGCTGGATGGTCGTCTGGGGGCGGATGCGGAGATGCCTGAGCTGGCGGCGCGGGTGAGCCGGCTGATGGCGGAGAAGAGCGTCTTTCGCAGGACGGCGGTTCTGGTTCGTGATGCGGCGGGAGTGCTGGCGGTGGCGGCCAACGCGGGGATGGAGGAGATGACGGTGGAGTCGCTGAACGCCTGGGCAGAGGGTGTGGTGGAGGCTGAGCGCAGGGGTGGGATTGGCACACGGCGTGGGGAGGGCGGCCTGGGACGGCGGGTGAAGAACAATGCGTTTGCGGTGGTGTTTGAAGGGGGAAGGGGGCAGAGTGCGCGATTGGGGGAGGAGGCGCGGGGGGCGATCGTGGTTCCGCTGTGGACAACGAGCGGGAGAATGATGGGAGCGCTGGCGGTGGGGGCGGATGGGTTGCTGAGCGTGAGGCAGAGGGAGCTGGAAGAGGTGTTGTGGCCACTGGAGGCGCTGGGAGTGAAGGTGGCGCGGGCGATGGAGAACGTTGCGCTGGCCGAGAAGCTGATGCGTGCGGAGAGGCTTGCGGGGCTGGGGATGCTGGCTGGGGGGATGGCGCATGCGCTGAGTAATCCGTTGACTGCGGTGCTGGGGTTTGCGGAGCTGATTGCGGGATCGACGGGCGAGGCGCGGGTGAAGGAGGATGCGGAGATCATCGTGCGGGAGGCGCTGCGGATGCGGCAGACGGTGGAGACGCTGCTGGAGTTCTGGAAGCCGGTGGGGCAGGGCGATGAGCTGATTGACCTGACGGAGCTGGTGCGGGAGCTGGCGGCGGCGTGTGGCGAGAAGCTGGAGGGCAGGGGGATTCGGCTGGTAGTGCAGGCCGAGGGCGAGGTGCCTGAGGTGAGGGGGAACCGGCACAGGCTGCGGCAGTTACTGGAACATCTGCTGAATAATGCGGCGCAGGCGCTGGCTGGGGTGCGGGGCGTGAAAGCGGAGGAGGAGATGGTGATCCGAATGTCTTTGAATTGTTCGGGGAACTGTTCCGGGAGTGGTTCGGGGAGTGGTTCAGGAGGCGTTTCGGGGAGTTTTCCAGGGGCTTTTTCCGGAGAGGATTCGGAGGAGGCATTGGGCTTGGATGGGCGGAGGGTTCACTTGATTGTGAGCGATACGGGGCCGGGTTTTCGGGAACCGCGGAGGATCTTCGATCCGATTTACACGATGCAGGAGGCGGGCGATGGTGCGGGGATGGGCCTGAGTCTCTGCTACTCGATTGTGCAGGAGCATGGCGGGGAGATTAGCGCGTTCAACATGCATCCGCATGGGGCGGGGGTCGCGGTGGAGCTGCCGGTGAGGATGGAAAAAAAATCTGTGGTGGCGGAGGAGACGATTCGCCGCGCCGCTGTTGGGGGATAG
- a CDS encoding OPT family oligopeptide transporter, which translates to MATSTPTKPTFKPFVPTTETRPELSARALILGAIFGVLFGAVTVYVGLRAGLTVAASIPISVLSISILRAFGKASILENNIVQSTGNAGQSIASGVIFTLPALIFLGFDLEASRIFALALFGGWLGVLFMIPLRRQLIVEEHDNLIYPEGTACADVLIAGERGGSFASRVFLGLGLGGLYTLFQNDNLFALWPSQPDYQPDLGSQHLLKGSAIRADCTPEYLGVGYIIGIRVAAIMLAGGVFSWLVLMPAIYFFGSHLSTPLYPGTVLITQMSPSDLWRTYVRPMGAGGVAAAGLITLLRTLPTIVGALTQGFKKTGSGKSAATQPSRTEHDLPPIVVFGGSLLLIVLMFLFLQFKPIPGAQVGPLANIAAALLVVVFGFLFVTVSARIVGIVGSSASPVSGMTIATLMATAAIFLVKGWTAPAFGALAITIGGVVCIAASNAGDTSQDLKTGYLIGATPWKQQIAIMIGVIISIFSIGATLNAMNKGLETFQRLPKPIVFSLDKLPDGVQNNGHFTGNDKITLTSHSVDHAKEELSNARQYVLLNAIGSTTLDDGKYLYNTSTGEIEVQWIQGIGSEKAAAPQGRLMATVINGILSRKLPWALVLLGVAIVVVVELLGVRSLTFAVGAYLSIATTLAIFVGGVMRWMVDRAMLRHAAEKARVEHDASLALWHSDRDSWLAQHPSFDPTDPAHADPSGVPVFNAITARDVTIESEVSPGSLYASGLIAAGGIVGLLGVCVKLYEAATDRSIPRFSEHNPLHHDPVSVVMFALLAFSLYYFARKPLTNEG; encoded by the coding sequence ATGGCAACATCCACACCGACCAAACCGACCTTCAAACCCTTCGTCCCCACCACGGAGACCCGACCCGAGCTCTCCGCCCGGGCGCTCATCCTCGGGGCAATCTTCGGCGTTCTCTTCGGCGCCGTCACGGTCTACGTCGGTCTTCGTGCTGGTCTCACGGTTGCCGCGTCCATTCCCATATCAGTCCTGTCCATCTCCATCCTGCGAGCCTTCGGCAAAGCCAGCATTCTTGAAAACAACATCGTCCAAAGCACTGGCAACGCAGGCCAGTCCATCGCGTCCGGCGTCATCTTCACCCTTCCCGCTCTCATCTTCCTTGGCTTCGATCTTGAAGCATCCCGCATCTTCGCGCTGGCTCTATTCGGAGGATGGCTCGGCGTTCTCTTCATGATCCCGCTTCGCCGCCAGCTCATCGTCGAAGAACACGACAATCTCATCTATCCCGAAGGCACGGCCTGCGCCGACGTCCTCATTGCCGGTGAACGCGGAGGCTCATTCGCCTCTCGTGTCTTCCTCGGCCTCGGGCTTGGCGGCCTTTACACTCTATTCCAGAACGACAACCTCTTCGCACTCTGGCCCAGCCAGCCCGACTATCAGCCCGATCTCGGTTCGCAACATCTTCTCAAAGGTTCTGCCATCCGTGCTGACTGCACACCTGAGTATCTCGGCGTCGGCTACATCATCGGAATTCGAGTCGCCGCCATCATGCTCGCTGGTGGTGTCTTCTCGTGGCTGGTCCTCATGCCAGCGATCTACTTCTTCGGCTCACATCTCTCCACGCCGCTCTATCCCGGCACTGTCCTCATCACGCAGATGTCGCCGTCCGATCTCTGGAGAACCTACGTCCGTCCGATGGGTGCAGGTGGAGTTGCCGCCGCGGGCCTCATCACCCTGCTTCGCACTCTTCCTACCATCGTAGGAGCACTCACTCAGGGCTTCAAGAAGACAGGCTCCGGCAAATCGGCTGCGACACAGCCGTCTCGCACCGAACATGACCTTCCTCCCATCGTGGTCTTCGGTGGCTCTCTTCTTCTCATCGTGCTGATGTTCCTCTTCCTCCAATTCAAGCCGATCCCCGGAGCGCAGGTCGGTCCACTCGCCAACATCGCCGCAGCCCTTCTCGTCGTCGTCTTCGGCTTTCTCTTCGTCACCGTCAGCGCCCGAATCGTAGGCATCGTCGGCTCGTCCGCCTCACCCGTCTCGGGAATGACCATCGCAACTCTCATGGCAACCGCCGCCATCTTCCTCGTCAAAGGCTGGACAGCACCTGCCTTCGGAGCGCTCGCCATCACCATTGGCGGAGTCGTCTGCATCGCCGCTTCGAACGCAGGCGACACCTCGCAGGACCTCAAAACCGGTTACCTCATCGGCGCAACGCCGTGGAAGCAGCAGATCGCCATCATGATCGGCGTCATCATCTCCATCTTCTCCATCGGCGCCACGCTCAACGCGATGAACAAGGGACTCGAGACCTTTCAGCGCCTCCCGAAACCAATCGTCTTTTCTTTAGATAAACTCCCTGACGGCGTTCAGAACAACGGTCACTTCACTGGTAACGACAAGATCACTCTTACCTCTCACAGTGTCGACCATGCCAAAGAAGAGCTCTCCAACGCACGACAGTACGTACTGCTGAATGCCATTGGATCAACCACGCTGGATGATGGCAAATATCTCTACAACACCTCGACCGGCGAGATCGAAGTTCAGTGGATTCAGGGCATCGGCAGTGAAAAAGCAGCTGCGCCGCAGGGCCGTCTGATGGCCACTGTCATCAATGGCATTCTAAGCCGTAAGCTTCCCTGGGCTCTGGTCTTGCTGGGTGTTGCGATCGTTGTCGTTGTTGAGCTTCTTGGCGTGCGCTCTCTCACCTTCGCTGTGGGCGCTTATCTCAGCATTGCGACTACGCTGGCGATCTTTGTGGGTGGTGTGATGCGCTGGATGGTGGATCGCGCGATGCTTCGCCATGCTGCGGAGAAGGCTCGAGTTGAGCATGATGCTTCGTTGGCGTTGTGGCACTCTGATCGCGATTCATGGCTAGCTCAACACCCGAGCTTTGACCCTACAGATCCTGCCCATGCGGATCCCAGCGGCGTTCCTGTCTTCAACGCGATTACTGCTCGCGATGTGACGATTGAGTCTGAGGTTTCGCCAGGTTCTCTTTATGCTTCGGGGCTGATTGCGGCGGGTGGAATCGTTGGATTACTGGGGGTTTGCGTGAAACTTTATGAGGCGGCTACGGATCGCTCGATTCCGCGGTTCAGCGAGCATAATCCTCTGCATCATGATCCGGTCAGCGTGGTGATGTTTGCTCTGCTGGCTTTTTCGCTTTACTACTTTGCGCGGAAACCGCTCACTAACGAGGGGTAA
- a CDS encoding regulatory protein RecX, whose protein sequence is MAFVRPKKREPVGEAGLFEYAVGALARRMRTVRDLRRLMKARAEEGEAGERAMDAVIVRLKELGYVSDEKFAEGYARVRKENEKFGKRRVQQDLMMKGVEKELVASTLETAYGEVDEVALAREYIARKRMKKPGGENAQKETVRTMNRLMRAGFSSSAIFKVLREWDLPEEALAGVEEEMD, encoded by the coding sequence ATGGCGTTTGTGCGGCCGAAGAAACGGGAGCCGGTGGGTGAGGCGGGGTTGTTCGAGTATGCGGTGGGGGCACTGGCGCGGCGGATGCGGACGGTGCGGGATCTGCGGCGGTTGATGAAGGCTCGCGCGGAGGAGGGTGAGGCGGGCGAGCGGGCGATGGATGCGGTGATCGTGCGCTTGAAAGAGCTCGGCTATGTGAGTGATGAGAAGTTTGCGGAGGGCTATGCGCGGGTGCGGAAGGAGAACGAGAAGTTTGGGAAGAGGCGGGTGCAGCAGGATCTGATGATGAAGGGGGTGGAGAAGGAGCTGGTGGCGTCGACGCTGGAGACGGCGTATGGCGAAGTGGATGAGGTGGCATTGGCTCGGGAGTATATTGCGCGGAAGCGGATGAAGAAGCCTGGTGGGGAGAACGCTCAGAAGGAGACGGTTCGGACGATGAATCGGCTGATGCGGGCTGGGTTTTCTTCGAGTGCGATCTTTAAGGTGCTGCGGGAGTGGGATCTGCCGGAGGAGGCTCTGGCTGGGGTGGAGGAGGAGATGGATTGA
- a CDS encoding HNH endonuclease, whose protein sequence is MQSGKMRKQGLSGKRHAGHGAGHVSGRVTTEREVRVGVFRQPAMQTPVLVLNASYEPINICGARRALVLVLKGVARTEEEQGAVLHAARMRVAMPSVIRLLEYRRIPHQTRALSRKNILLRDRNSCQYCSVILTAGELTLDHVIPRSRGGLSTWENLVACCHNCNRRKGNQMLHELTDMKLQREPRPFSLHTSRHIMRMIGSADAAWRKYLYFEAEPAA, encoded by the coding sequence ATGCAATCGGGGAAGATGCGGAAGCAGGGGCTGAGTGGAAAACGACACGCGGGGCACGGGGCTGGCCACGTTTCCGGACGGGTTACGACGGAGCGCGAGGTGCGGGTTGGCGTGTTTCGTCAGCCGGCGATGCAGACCCCGGTGCTGGTGCTGAATGCTTCGTACGAGCCGATCAACATCTGCGGGGCGCGACGGGCGCTGGTGCTGGTGTTGAAGGGCGTTGCCAGGACCGAGGAGGAGCAGGGTGCGGTGCTGCATGCGGCGCGGATGCGGGTGGCGATGCCGAGCGTGATTCGGCTGCTGGAGTACCGCCGGATTCCGCACCAGACGCGGGCGCTAAGCCGCAAGAACATTCTTCTGCGCGACCGCAACTCGTGCCAGTACTGCAGCGTCATCCTGACCGCGGGGGAGTTGACGCTGGATCATGTCATTCCGCGGTCGCGTGGCGGGCTTTCGACGTGGGAGAATCTCGTTGCCTGCTGCCACAACTGCAACCGGCGCAAGGGCAACCAGATGCTGCATGAGCTGACGGACATGAAGCTGCAGCGGGAGCCAAGGCCGTTTTCTCTGCATACCTCCCGGCACATTATGCGCATGATCGGAAGCGCGGACGCGGCGTGGCGGAAGTACCTTTACTTCGAGGCTGAGCCGGCGGCCTAA
- a CDS encoding carboxypeptidase-like regulatory domain-containing protein has product MSLLPLSLLGLPIQVLLPLALAFLLLFVPLPLPLLMLSLRSVAEESVVLVFSNFSAHAASLRHLSLALAILTTVPTSTIRTASNMKSNASTIARLLCFVLFLSFAAIPASSAKNLSPSIRGTVTNPDGAIVKGARVLVTNQKTEAVFKTQTSADGTYEFSKLPNGIYSLSVQVPGFQTFTVYGINLSVDSKYSRQVQMLRGMTSAVLVPAGDQAKDTSNELAVRSLSSHILSRCPQIR; this is encoded by the coding sequence ATGTCTCTACTGCCCCTGTCGTTGTTGGGCCTACCGATTCAGGTGCTCTTGCCTCTAGCTCTTGCATTCCTCCTGCTGTTTGTACCCCTGCCGCTTCCTCTCCTCATGCTTTCCCTGCGTAGCGTTGCGGAGGAATCTGTTGTTCTGGTCTTTTCGAACTTTAGCGCTCATGCCGCCTCCCTCCGACATCTCTCCTTGGCCCTCGCCATCCTTACAACCGTACCGACCTCGACGATCAGGACGGCGAGCAACATGAAGAGCAACGCATCGACAATCGCACGCCTGCTCTGCTTCGTACTGTTTCTCTCATTCGCCGCAATTCCGGCCTCAAGCGCGAAGAATCTCTCCCCCTCCATTCGCGGCACGGTCACTAACCCCGACGGAGCAATCGTCAAAGGTGCCAGGGTGCTGGTGACCAATCAGAAAACCGAGGCGGTCTTCAAAACCCAGACCAGCGCAGACGGAACCTACGAGTTCTCGAAACTTCCAAACGGCATCTACTCGCTGAGCGTTCAGGTTCCAGGCTTCCAGACCTTCACGGTCTACGGAATCAATCTTTCGGTCGACTCGAAGTACTCCAGGCAGGTCCAGATGCTTCGCGGCATGACCAGCGCAGTTCTGGTTCCGGCCGGAGATCAAGCCAAAGACACATCGAACGAACTGGCCGTTCGATCACTTTCATCGCATATCTTGTCGCGATGTCCTCAGATCCGTTGA
- a CDS encoding ComF family protein, whose product MNDNALGIGSGGPPGVPPGGGVEGHAISRWWRGPGRVVRTALDDLVTTLYPTDCRACGGPLLTAGLSPVCDRCVEGVEAQSMTLCVRCGEALDMEGVRFAGQFPVEGLVCSPCRMAPPEFERAVAYAVYQDELREMIHLLKYERMASMARPLGRFLARAIEMLEGEAGDELLVVAVPLFPSKERERGYNQAVLMADAALVELKRTRPQWKLRSAHEVIRRVKDTRSQFELTPKGRRRNLQGAFKVDDRAALAGREVLLVDDIYTTGATARACAQVLRRAGAGKVWVATASRAQAEMVASWDAASSDSASADARSGIAGSGVAVWDAG is encoded by the coding sequence TTGAATGACAATGCGCTCGGGATTGGTTCCGGGGGCCCCCCCGGTGTTCCGCCTGGCGGCGGGGTAGAAGGGCACGCGATCTCTCGCTGGTGGCGTGGGCCGGGACGGGTGGTTCGGACAGCGCTGGATGATCTGGTTACTACGTTGTATCCGACCGATTGCAGGGCTTGTGGTGGGCCTCTGCTGACAGCTGGGCTGTCTCCTGTATGTGACAGATGTGTAGAGGGGGTTGAGGCGCAGTCGATGACGCTGTGCGTGCGTTGCGGCGAGGCGCTCGACATGGAAGGCGTGCGGTTCGCGGGGCAGTTTCCTGTGGAGGGGCTGGTGTGTTCGCCCTGCAGGATGGCGCCGCCGGAGTTCGAGCGAGCTGTGGCCTATGCGGTGTATCAGGATGAGCTGCGGGAGATGATTCACCTGCTGAAGTATGAGCGGATGGCTTCTATGGCTAGGCCGCTGGGGAGGTTCCTCGCGCGGGCGATTGAGATGCTTGAGGGCGAGGCTGGTGATGAGTTGCTGGTTGTTGCGGTGCCGTTGTTTCCCTCCAAGGAGCGCGAGCGAGGCTACAACCAGGCGGTTTTGATGGCGGATGCTGCGCTTGTGGAGTTGAAGAGGACTCGTCCGCAGTGGAAGCTGCGTTCGGCCCATGAGGTGATTCGCCGGGTGAAGGATACGCGGAGCCAGTTTGAGTTGACTCCGAAGGGGCGGAGACGAAATCTGCAGGGTGCGTTCAAGGTAGACGATCGCGCGGCGCTGGCTGGACGCGAAGTTTTGTTGGTGGATGACATCTATACGACTGGGGCTACGGCTCGCGCTTGTGCGCAGGTTTTGCGGCGGGCCGGGGCTGGCAAGGTGTGGGTGGCGACGGCGTCGCGGGCCCAGGCGGAGATGGTCGCTTCGTGGGATGCGGCTTCCTCTGATTCGGCTTCGGCGGATGCAAGGTCTGGTATTGCGGGTTCTGGTGTTGCCGTCTGGGATGCTGGTTAG
- a CDS encoding S9 family peptidase — MKKCAVRAGVLALSGVLALAVVGIWGWSGGTMLAQGFGPDSDSLPGSAAGRRPMTFADLQRMKRVSDPQVSPSGKWVMFSATDVDLEKNTKVNHLWVVPMAAPAAASGKSEGAGVLAKERQVTFWKDGESGGRFSPDGRQVAFVATESTTGLSQIFLAAWDDAMGTLGTPKRLTNVSTEADGPVWSPNSQRILFASRVYPECSDEASWVDEDLCNKKKDDAAAASPVKAQVFEHLLYRHWNSYLGPKRSHVLVVSAADGNAIRDLTPRRDIGEAESPTFTLGGPLGYAWAPGSEEIAYVTNVDLVRAASTNNDVFTLLLDDANAKPRRISTSFGSDDGPSYSPDGKYIAFRSQERAGYESDRFRLVTYDRLAHKLQTLDMMLLEREPPTIVIAGAKPSQNLPPPVIKPERDVDRWVDEFIWSSDSQRIFFTAGDQGQQVIYGVNATGGNLHRYGKYAGAKTVGEWSDLVQVGPGYRLAGVLMRADKPAELAIANMSEMDDSGFINMPVVSKSPSAMKMYNLREGVALATPNFLTHLNDHLVEALDLEPLEPFWFTGAEGTKVQGFVIRPPKFDASRKYPLKFLIHGGPQGAWGDMWSYRWNAELMAASGYVVVMVNPRGSTGYGQAFIDGVNGDWGGKAYVDLMKGLDYAEAHYSFIDKRRECALGASYGGFMANWILTHTNRFACIVTHDGMFNPESAYGTTEELWFNEWEFRRPEEIAPGQPWRYAAGPVANDPFRRWSPMLAIENAKTPTLVIHSQRDYRLDVSEGFQLFTALQRLNVPSRMLYFPDEGHWVLKPQNSKLWYETVGEWCDRWTKTNLYADLVPDTEAPVAPTKGKGATRTTTAPANPTTHSAPVAAGPGVEDLPQRAVGSEDFTVAIGAPQDEVKAGTDAKVTIALRNVSNHQIAFAHKPGANNPEFSYRIEVKDAKGHEVEGTAYGREALQHQQEETRMVEYVQPGKAAVQTAHLERLVNMNRPGRYTVVVFRKDAKNGAVVRSNELTMNVVP, encoded by the coding sequence ATGAAGAAGTGTGCGGTTCGGGCGGGTGTTCTGGCTCTATCGGGTGTTCTGGCTCTGGCAGTGGTTGGGATTTGGGGCTGGTCCGGTGGCACGATGTTGGCGCAGGGATTTGGTCCTGACTCTGATTCTCTGCCGGGTAGTGCTGCGGGAAGACGGCCGATGACGTTTGCGGATCTGCAGCGGATGAAGCGGGTGAGCGATCCGCAGGTTTCGCCGTCGGGGAAGTGGGTGATGTTTTCGGCGACCGACGTTGATCTTGAGAAGAACACGAAGGTGAATCATCTGTGGGTGGTGCCGATGGCGGCTCCCGCTGCGGCTTCGGGAAAGAGTGAGGGCGCGGGTGTGCTTGCGAAAGAGCGGCAGGTCACGTTCTGGAAGGACGGCGAGTCGGGGGGACGATTCTCGCCGGATGGGAGACAGGTTGCGTTTGTGGCGACCGAAAGCACGACGGGGTTGTCGCAGATCTTTCTGGCGGCGTGGGATGACGCGATGGGGACGCTGGGGACGCCGAAGCGGCTGACGAATGTGAGCACGGAGGCGGATGGGCCGGTGTGGTCGCCGAACTCGCAGCGGATCCTGTTTGCGTCGCGCGTGTATCCGGAGTGCAGTGATGAGGCCTCGTGGGTGGATGAGGATCTTTGCAACAAGAAGAAGGACGATGCGGCGGCGGCGAGTCCGGTGAAGGCTCAGGTCTTTGAGCATCTGCTGTACCGGCACTGGAACAGTTACCTCGGTCCGAAGCGGAGCCATGTGCTGGTAGTGTCTGCAGCCGATGGAAATGCTATTCGAGACCTGACGCCGCGGAGGGATATTGGAGAGGCGGAGTCGCCGACGTTTACCCTTGGCGGTCCGCTGGGATACGCATGGGCTCCTGGCTCGGAGGAGATTGCTTATGTAACTAATGTTGATCTTGTTCGGGCGGCGAGCACAAATAACGATGTATTTACGCTTCTGCTGGATGACGCGAATGCGAAGCCGCGCCGGATTTCGACATCGTTCGGCAGCGACGATGGGCCGTCTTACTCGCCGGATGGAAAGTACATTGCATTTCGCTCGCAGGAGCGGGCGGGGTATGAGAGCGATCGGTTTCGGCTTGTGACCTATGACAGGTTAGCGCACAAACTACAAACGTTGGACATGATGTTGCTTGAGCGAGAGCCGCCAACGATTGTTATAGCGGGAGCCAAACCAAGTCAAAACTTGCCTCCCCCGGTCATCAAGCCGGAGCGCGATGTAGATCGCTGGGTGGACGAGTTTATATGGTCGAGCGATTCGCAGCGCATCTTTTTTACTGCCGGCGACCAGGGCCAGCAAGTTATTTATGGAGTCAATGCCACCGGTGGAAATCTTCATCGTTATGGTAAGTACGCGGGTGCCAAAACGGTTGGCGAATGGAGCGATCTCGTTCAGGTGGGACCGGGATACCGACTAGCCGGAGTTTTAATGCGAGCGGATAAGCCAGCCGAGTTGGCGATCGCCAATATGTCCGAGATGGACGACTCCGGCTTCATTAACATGCCTGTTGTAAGCAAGTCGCCGTCGGCAATGAAGATGTATAACTTGCGCGAAGGTGTAGCGCTGGCCACTCCAAACTTTCTAACTCATCTAAATGACCATCTTGTTGAGGCTCTAGATTTAGAGCCGTTAGAGCCGTTTTGGTTTACGGGTGCGGAGGGGACAAAGGTGCAGGGGTTTGTGATTCGTCCGCCGAAGTTCGATGCTTCACGGAAGTATCCGTTGAAGTTTTTGATTCATGGGGGGCCGCAGGGGGCGTGGGGAGATATGTGGAGCTACCGGTGGAATGCGGAGCTGATGGCGGCGAGTGGATATGTGGTGGTGATGGTGAATCCTCGCGGGTCGACCGGGTACGGGCAGGCGTTTATTGATGGTGTCAATGGCGATTGGGGTGGGAAGGCTTATGTCGATCTGATGAAGGGGCTGGACTATGCGGAGGCGCACTACTCCTTTATCGATAAGCGGCGGGAGTGTGCGCTGGGCGCGAGCTACGGCGGGTTTATGGCGAACTGGATTTTGACGCACACGAATCGGTTTGCCTGCATTGTGACGCATGATGGGATGTTCAATCCGGAGAGCGCGTACGGAACGACGGAGGAGCTTTGGTTTAACGAGTGGGAGTTCCGGCGACCAGAGGAGATTGCGCCGGGTCAGCCGTGGAGGTATGCGGCGGGGCCGGTGGCGAACGATCCTTTCAGGAGATGGTCGCCGATGCTTGCGATTGAGAACGCGAAGACACCTACGCTGGTGATTCACTCGCAGCGAGACTATCGGCTGGATGTGTCAGAGGGGTTTCAACTCTTTACGGCGCTGCAGCGGCTGAATGTTCCGAGCAGGATGCTTTATTTTCCCGATGAAGGGCACTGGGTGTTGAAGCCGCAGAACTCGAAGCTCTGGTATGAGACGGTGGGGGAGTGGTGCGACCGGTGGACGAAGACGAATCTGTATGCGGATTTAGTGCCAGACACAGAAGCACCGGTTGCACCTACCAAGGGGAAGGGAGCTACGCGTACGACGACTGCTCCAGCGAACCCGACTACGCATTCTGCGCCTGTGGCTGCTGGGCCGGGGGTGGAAGATCTGCCGCAACGAGCTGTGGGTTCAGAGGATTTTACGGTTGCGATTGGCGCTCCGCAGGATGAGGTGAAGGCGGGGACGGATGCGAAGGTGACGATTGCGCTGAGGAATGTCTCGAATCACCAGATTGCGTTTGCGCATAAGCCTGGGGCGAACAATCCGGAGTTTTCTTACCGGATCGAGGTGAAGGACGCGAAGGGCCATGAGGTGGAGGGGACTGCGTATGGCCGGGAGGCGTTGCAGCACCAGCAGGAGGAGACGCGCATGGTGGAGTATGTGCAGCCTGGGAAAGCGGCGGTGCAGACGGCGCATCTGGAGAGGCTGGTGAATATGAATCGGCCGGGGCGATATACGGTGGTGGTGTTTCGCAAGGATGCGAAGAATGGTGCGGTGGTGCGGTCGAATGAGCTGACGATGAACGTGGTTCCCTGA